The Cyanobacteriota bacterium region GTATGCAGGTGATGTCACACAGGAGATAGATGCCTCGATCGCCCAATTTTCGTCGAGCTGCCTGTAAGGCTACCAATGAGATATCTCCACAAATGCGGTAATGATAGTTTTCTGAGTAGGTTATGTAGTCGGGATGCTGTAACGGGCCTGAGGCAATATCTAACAAAAAATCACCCTTTGCCGGTAGGTAGCGTCTTACCCGCATGTTACAACGGTGAATATACTCTTGCGCAACGGGGCGAAGGTCTTCAAATCGGGCAGCATCAGTGAAGACATTATCAGTAACCTCTGTCCAACCCACTTGATCGTAGAAGGCTTGCACGTCAGTCTTAATGGATGCTAAGGGGATGGTGAGCTGGTCTAGGGCAACTTGGTTAGGTTGCACTACAATTGCCCATGCCGGTAATAGCCGAACAATGTCGTCCCATACGGGATATAACAGCTTGCCATCAATAGTGCTAAATCCGGCCTCAAGAGGTTTGCCTACAGGTGTGCCACCTAGGTGAGTAAGGCTGTCGTAGCGATCGTTAACTGCCATTAACTCTTCGGGGGTCAATAACCTTAGACTAGTTGCTGTTAATGGGCAGCGCAGCATACCCTCTAGGCGACGATAAGACGTATTCACACTCGGTTCCTTGTCTGTCTCAACTCATCATCATAAATCATGGCATTGATTACCAATATTCGGATTGTGCTTGTGGAACCAGCAGGAGCCTTAAATGTGGGATCCATAGCACGGGTGATGAAAAATATGGGGTTCCATCATCTGGTAGTTGTCAATCCTCGTTGCGATCTTGGCTCTGTGGATGCTAGGCAAATGGCTGTTCATGCTGGTGATGTACTGTCATCAGCTAAACAAGTTGCTACCCTAGCTCAGGCGTTGCAGGGTTGCCAGCGAATCATTGCTACCCTTGGACGCGATCGCGCGTTTCCCATGCCCTTAGAGTCTCCTCGCGCTGCCCTGCCTTGGTTGCTGCTGGGGTCTGGGCAAAGTGCTCTCGTCTTTGGCCGAGAAGACCGAGGACTTACGAATGATGAGTTGAAGTACGCCCAGCGTCTTGTACAAATCCCTACAGACCCGGCCTATCCGTCCCTGAACTTGGCTCAAAGTGTAGCGATTTGTTGTTATGAGCTGGCTATTCATCATCGTGCTCTAGCCCATGAAGCTCAAAATTTATCGTCTACTAGTCATGGTGAGTTATGGAATCGCCAAGACCCATTAC contains the following coding sequences:
- a CDS encoding class I SAM-dependent methyltransferase: MNTSYRRLEGMLRCPLTATSLRLLTPEELMAVNDRYDSLTHLGGTPVGKPLEAGFSTIDGKLLYPVWDDIVRLLPAWAIVVQPNQVALDQLTIPLASIKTDVQAFYDQVGWTEVTDNVFTDAARFEDLRPVAQEYIHRCNMRVRRYLPAKGDFLLDIASGPLQHPDYITYSENYHYRICGDISLVALQAARRKLGDRGIYLLCDITCIPLQDNVVDSFVSLHTIYHVPAEEQALAFTELHRVLKPNRTGVVVYSWGPYSWLMLATLLPIKLINTCKRLWQVNIWKRLQQRLHPQPSTTQEPLLYFHPQPYCWVKQVIASQLTIDIFTWRSVSVLFTKAYAHERLGRALLRLVYQLEEQLPRLMGRLGAYPLIVIKK
- a CDS encoding RNA methyltransferase codes for the protein MALITNIRIVLVEPAGALNVGSIARVMKNMGFHHLVVVNPRCDLGSVDARQMAVHAGDVLSSAKQVATLAQALQGCQRIIATLGRDRAFPMPLESPRAALPWLLLGSGQSALVFGREDRGLTNDELKYAQRLVQIPTDPAYPSLNLAQSVAICCYELAIHHRALAHEAQNLSSTSHGELWNRQDPLPPLESLERFYQDLQTLLLEIGYLHPHTTTSRMEKFRWLLTRSSPSEQELAMLRGIIRQMRWALRQQSHSP